In Rutidosis leptorrhynchoides isolate AG116_Rl617_1_P2 chromosome 2, CSIRO_AGI_Rlap_v1, whole genome shotgun sequence, one genomic interval encodes:
- the LOC139889733 gene encoding cytochrome c oxidase subunit 6b-1-like, translating into MDGEGTDLRDERKKNTKKEETGPPARCRRPERLNEGDYLLKEETEAAKVTSDEAPPPANDESNDESEQTNDQHETPEIKLETAPADYRFPTTNQSRHCFTRYVEYHRCVAAKGEGAPECDKFAKYYRSLCPGEWVDRWNEQRENGTFPGPL; encoded by the exons ATGGATGGCGAAGGGACGGATCTGAGAGATGAGAGGAAGAAAAACACGAAAAAGGAAGAAACCGGACCTCCGGCGAGGTGCCGGAGGCCGGAGCGGCTGAATGAAGGT GATTATCTTCTTAAGGAGGAGACAGAGGCTGCTAAGGTCACCTCTGATGAGGCCCCACCACCTGCTAATGATGAAAGTAATGATGAAAGTGAACAAACTAATGATCAACATGAAACACCAGAGATTAAG CTTGAGACGGCACCTGCAGACTATCGATTTCCAACTACAAATCAAAGCAGACACTGCTTTACACGATATGTCGAGTATCACAG GTGTGTAGCAGCGAAGGGGGAAGGTGCTCCAGAATGTGATAAATTTGCAAAATACTATCGGTCACTTTGCCCAGGCGAATGG GTAGACCGATGGAATGAACAAAGAGAGAATGGCACGTTTCCAGGTCCGTTGTAG
- the LOC139893123 gene encoding histone H3.3-like yields the protein MARTKQTARKSTGGKAPRKQLATKAARKSAPTTGGVKKPHRYRPGTVALREIRKYQKSTELLIRKLPFQRLVREIAQDFKTDLRFQSHAVLALQEAAEAYLVGLFENTNLCAIHAKRVTIMPKDIQLSRRIRGERA from the exons ATGGCTCGTACCAAACAAACTGCTCGTAAATCAACAGGAGGAAAAGCCCCCAGGAAGCAACTTGCCACCAAG GCTGCTCGAAAGTCGGCTCCAACCACAGGAGGTGTGAAGAAGCCTCACAGATACAGACCAGGAACTGTTGCTCTACG TGAGATTCGTAAGTACCAGAAGAGTACCGAGCTTCTGATCAGGAAGTTGCCTTTCCAAAGGCTAGTTCGTGAAATTGCACAAGACTTTAAG ACGGACTTGCGTTTTCAGAGTCATGCTGTGTTGGCACTGCAAGAAGCAGCAGAGGCGTACTTGGTGGGATTGTTTGAAAATACCAATTTATGTGCGATTCATGCCAAACGTGTGACAATCATGCCTAAAGATATTCAGCTTTCCAGGAGGATTAGGGGAGAGAGGGCTTGA